A portion of the Sphaerochaeta pleomorpha str. Grapes genome contains these proteins:
- the cas2 gene encoding CRISPR-associated endonuclease Cas2: MMVLVSYDIMVSSEDGPKRLRRIAKECTNYGQRVQFSVFECIVEPAQWIFLKHKLESIMDKEKDSLRYYYLGANWTRKIEHVGVKESIDLQGPIIV; this comes from the coding sequence ATGATGGTTCTTGTCAGTTATGATATTATGGTTTCGAGTGAGGATGGACCTAAGAGGTTGAGAAGAATTGCAAAAGAATGCACAAATTATGGGCAACGTGTTCAGTTTTCTGTTTTTGAATGCATTGTGGAGCCTGCCCAATGGATCTTCTTGAAACATAAGCTTGAGTCAATCATGGATAAAGAGAAGGATAGTTTGCGTTATTACTATCTTGGAGCAAATTGGACGAGAAAGATTGAGCATGTTGGTGTCAAAGAATCAATAGATTTACAAGGCCCAATTATTGTTTGA